The following proteins come from a genomic window of Streptococcus oralis:
- a CDS encoding SP0191 family lipoprotein, whose amino-acid sequence MKKLLIASFALLFLLAGCGQKKETPAASTTASDPIQSNLPVLDNAEKNTVVTKTLLMPKSENGTQQIQTITYKGNQFLTLTIQQKRPVEDELKTFISENGLEEAQRALLEAEEKDETIQEARKLAGFTLETKLLSETEIQTTTTYDFQVLDVKKASQLEYLKNIGLENLLKNEPSQYIADRVANGATEQ is encoded by the coding sequence ATGAAAAAGTTACTAATTGCTAGTTTTGCTCTCCTCTTTTTGCTTGCAGGATGTGGGCAAAAAAAGGAAACCCCTGCTGCTTCCACAACAGCATCTGACCCCATCCAATCAAACCTTCCCGTTTTGGACAATGCCGAAAAAAATACGGTTGTCACCAAGACCTTATTGATGCCGAAGTCGGAAAATGGAACGCAGCAGATTCAGACCATTACCTATAAAGGCAACCAATTTTTGACCCTGACCATTCAGCAAAAACGACCTGTCGAGGATGAACTCAAGACCTTTATCTCTGAAAATGGCCTAGAGGAGGCGCAAAGAGCGCTCTTAGAGGCTGAAGAGAAGGATGAGACCATCCAAGAGGCACGCAAACTAGCAGGATTTACACTGGAAACCAAGCTACTCAGCGAGACAGAAATCCAGACCACAACGACTTATGATTTTCAAGTATTGGATGTCAAAAAGGCATCTCAGCTAGAATATTTAAAAAATATCGGCCTTGAAAATCTCTTAAAAAACGAGCCTAGCCAATATATTGCAGATAGAGTGGCAAATGGGGCGACAGAACAATAG